Proteins from a single region of Trichoplusia ni isolate ovarian cell line Hi5 chromosome 9 unlocalized genomic scaffold, tn1 tig00003240_group8, whole genome shotgun sequence:
- the LOC113506310 gene encoding protein phosphatase 1 regulatory subunit 14B-like, with protein MECGVAAGGYPAPPAHPALSPTERSPAKSGLHVNFSDKGEVKERREKFLTAKYGSHQMALIRKRLAVEMWLYDELQKLYETPKEGGGTGAGGGPGGAANSSQEVEVDIDELLDMDSDELRRRHLTVLLADAKKPQKDIHKFINDLLEKAKTL; from the exons ATGGAGTGCGGCGTGGCGGCCGGCGGCtaccccgcgccccccgcgcacCCCGCGCTCTCGCCCACCGAGCGCTCGCCCGCCAAGTCCGGCCTGCACGTCAACTTCAGCGACAAGGGAGAG GTAAAGGAGCGCCGCGAGAAGTTCCTCACGGCCAAATATGGCAGTCACCAGATGGCGCTGATACGGAAGAGGCTCGCCGTGGAGATGTGGCTCTACGACGAGCTGCAGAAGTTATATGAGACGCCG AAGGAGGGCGGCGGcacgggcgcgggcggcggcccGGGGGGCGCGGCGAACAGCTCGCAGGAGGTGGAGGTGGACATCGACGAGCTGCTAGACATGGACAGCGACGAGCTGCGGCGCCGGCACCTCACG GTTTTACTAGCTGATGCCAAAAAACCACAGAAAGATATACAT AAATTCATCAACGACTTGTTAGAAAAAGCAAAAACTCTTTAG